One Burkholderia vietnamiensis LMG 10929 genomic window carries:
- a CDS encoding NfeD family protein yields MRIHRHAPPAPAARGARSRHPLSARVARAALFAALLVVCAAVAAPGAAAPADAPAAAAPVVVIPVNGAIGPASADFIVRSLDRAASVHAPLAILQLDTPGGLDTSMRQIIKAIVGSPVPVAAFVAPGGARAASAGTYIVYASHVAAMAPGTNLGAASPVQFGIGGGAPGTPRSSPAAASGASGTSATSAELPNDTQSTEIRKATQDAAAYIRGLAQLRERNADWAERAVREAVSLSANDARAQHVVDLIAQDPADLARRLDGRTVTTSAGTLRLATAHAPLVVLAPDWRSRFLSIVADPNVALILLTIGIYGLFFEFANPGFVLPGVAGTICLLIGLFAMQLLPVSYAGLGLVLLGLGCLVAEAFLPTFGVLGFGGIVAFTIGALMLIDTDVPGYGIPWPLIAGLAAAGALLVAGVSSVALRARRRPVVTGAEAMLGSVGEVLDDGLRPDQPHGAAGPAPSAAGWARVHGERWRVASSTPLAAGCRVRVTGRHGLTLTVTPLYDVPAHEPPQRGAPS; encoded by the coding sequence ATGCGCATTCATCGTCACGCGCCGCCGGCGCCCGCCGCGCGCGGCGCCCGTTCCCGTCACCCGCTGTCCGCGCGGGTCGCGCGCGCCGCGCTGTTCGCCGCGCTGCTGGTCGTGTGCGCGGCGGTGGCCGCTCCAGGCGCCGCCGCGCCGGCCGACGCGCCCGCCGCCGCGGCGCCGGTCGTCGTGATTCCGGTCAACGGCGCGATCGGGCCGGCCAGTGCCGACTTCATCGTCCGGTCGCTCGACCGTGCGGCAAGCGTGCATGCGCCGCTCGCGATCCTGCAGCTCGATACGCCCGGCGGGCTCGACACGTCGATGCGCCAGATCATCAAGGCAATCGTCGGCTCGCCGGTGCCCGTGGCGGCCTTCGTCGCGCCGGGCGGCGCACGGGCCGCGAGCGCCGGCACCTATATCGTCTACGCGAGCCACGTCGCCGCGATGGCGCCCGGCACCAATCTCGGCGCGGCGTCGCCGGTGCAGTTCGGGATCGGCGGCGGCGCGCCGGGTACGCCGCGATCGTCGCCTGCCGCGGCCTCGGGCGCATCCGGCACGTCGGCGACGTCGGCCGAATTGCCGAACGACACGCAATCGACCGAAATCCGCAAGGCGACGCAGGACGCCGCCGCGTACATCCGCGGCCTCGCGCAGCTGCGCGAGCGCAATGCCGACTGGGCCGAGCGCGCGGTGCGCGAGGCCGTGAGCCTGTCCGCGAACGACGCGCGCGCGCAGCACGTCGTCGATCTGATCGCGCAGGACCCGGCCGATCTCGCGCGCCGGCTCGACGGCCGCACCGTGACGACGAGCGCCGGCACGCTGCGGCTCGCGACCGCGCACGCGCCGCTCGTCGTGCTCGCGCCCGACTGGCGCAGCCGCTTCCTGTCGATCGTCGCCGATCCGAACGTCGCGCTGATCCTGCTGACGATCGGCATCTACGGGCTGTTCTTCGAATTCGCGAATCCGGGCTTCGTGCTGCCGGGCGTGGCCGGCACCATCTGCCTGCTGATCGGTCTGTTCGCGATGCAGTTGCTGCCGGTCAGCTATGCGGGCCTCGGGCTCGTGCTGCTCGGGCTCGGCTGCCTCGTCGCCGAGGCCTTCCTGCCGACGTTCGGCGTGCTCGGTTTCGGCGGGATCGTCGCGTTCACGATCGGCGCGCTGATGCTGATCGACACCGACGTGCCGGGCTACGGCATTCCGTGGCCGCTGATCGCGGGCCTCGCGGCCGCCGGCGCGCTGCTGGTGGCCGGCGTGTCGAGCGTCGCGCTGCGCGCGCGGCGGCGGCCGGTCGTGACGGGCGCCGAGGCGATGCTGGGCAGCGTCGGCGAAGTGCTCGACGACGGCCTGCGTCCGGACCAGCCGCACGGCGCCGCCGGCCCCGCGCCGTCGGCGGCGGGCTGGGCGCGCGTGCACGGCGAGCGCTGGCGCGTCGCGAGCAGCACGCCGCTGGCGGCCGGCTGTCGCGTACGCGTCACCGGCCGCCACGGACTGACGCTCACCGTCACGCCGCTCTACGACGTGCCGGCACACGAACCACCACAGCGGGGAGCCCCGTCATGA